Sequence from the Magallana gigas chromosome 4, xbMagGiga1.1, whole genome shotgun sequence genome:
gttaattatagtgaataaatgCATTACCTACAAAGTTTAGAAATATTCTTGTGAAATTCTAACAAGCGGTTAAAGTCTTTCTACATTATAGAGGTTAGTTGTTGGAACAATTTACAACGTCATGAAAGAGTTTCTAATTTATGCAATAATCAAATTGGGAAAAACTATCACTACCTGTTAGAATGTAACATATTTcgattcaaaacatttttttagcaAGAAACTATTAGATCAACTTAATACTCTAAAGTTCTGTAACTTATTGTCCAATACCAActctatatttttaagaaaactttttattttcataaggAAAAGTTATGAGATTATTTGTTCTTCACAAATATAATGATCCAATTTTGCTCATCCATACTGTTTGTATATGTAAAAACATGTATGTCTAGACGACATGTACCTCTTGTAccatttataaagttttgaaaaaataaatgaataatgtttaCTTACAGCGAAAGTCATATTTGATTTCATCACAATTCATGACGTTTGCAACAGTTGACGTTTTGAGTAAATGCAGTCTATTATACCTCATATGATGGCCGTTTTCCTACACTGTACATGGATATTGTAACTTTAATGTCCCTTGTCCGActtttctttaattgttttcctttatttctttataaaacaaGGTGTAGGCCTATAATTTCCCATCACTGGCGATTCGATGTAGACCAACCTAAGAgcgttcatttttttttccatttgacttgataaaatatacatgtatatattgcttAATCACGCAATTACATGGGCATAAATGGTAAACAAACTGACCAAATCTTTTTGTAGAGACCATGATTCTCAGTGTGACGAGTCGGCCAGGGCCTGGGTCAACATGACAGGGTACCAGTCTAGAGTTCTAGGACGGAACATAGGGGACAGGTTCAACCCACTGGAGATGGACGCCAACCACACGGTATTCCATGCATTTAGTGtagatttgaagaaaaaaaaccacatgtacattttaatttaCAGAATCTACCCATAAGAATATTTCAATTGTAAGCACAAATTTTAATTCATGCAGTATTTGTGTGATTTAACAATTAAATGACCTAAgtatatgaatatttaaacaaaatcgttcagtataattatatatttatagggATGACTTAGTAAAAATACCGGTGTTTGTAatgtatatttgataatatgtaagttttaaaattttcgtttTGCAGTGCATTTTATTAGCTTATTTGaccattgttttctttttgataaataataagcaataaaaaaagaaaataataataagttgCCAAACCACCATGTAAACAAATGCAATGGGGTTGTTTGAAATCGTACTAAGGATTCTATTGGAGTCTATTTCAATTTGATAACAAACAACACGTTTTATCTTTCTCTTTTCTTTGTTATAGATGGGCCCGTCCTCCATTCTCCAGGTTtcagtttacaacaacgactcCTCAAGACTTCTACTGGAACAGACTCTGAATGGGGCGGACCAGTGGACGAACGGAAGTCAGTACATACTGTACAACGATCAGTACAGGACGTTCGCTCTCCACAACAGCATCAtcaggtctctctctctctctctctctctctctctctctctctctctctctctctctctctctctctctcatctatCTAACGTCATTTCAAAAGTCAGATGACTTTTTCCtatatatacaattaatatcagaaaattaaatcaaataaattgataaaaactgccccaaatttttgtttatacttGTATAAACTAGGTAGCATTTGAACTCATTACTTAATTGATATAATAGGTcatgatatttttatcttttagagTACCAAAACTGCTTgtattgttgaaaatgtagTCATCAGTTTAAACCCTCTTCTTCTTGTACAACGATTTCGTCGACGTTTAATACGAGTACTAGTTGCCTAATTCATTTGCTGCCCCTCCCCCTTTTATTGGACATGAAAAATGCTGTAcatatttaaaactattttagtGTGACTCTGACATCCTGGTTCTTTTGCGCCGAAGGATACCATGGACCAAACTGTTCCGTGTATTGTCCCGGCGACCCGCACAGATGTATAGTAAACGGCGTCCAATATTGTAAAAACGGTAAAAATCCAAAACTACATGATaactattttgtatatatagtaGATCTAATACATTGATTTTCTGATACATTTACATGCATCTAACTGAGGAAGAATTACGAGAACACCTGAAGCAAATAATTACGTTAAAGAGCTGTTATCTGCATTATTTATGATAATGAAGGCAATTTAAACTGTTCTACTATTTTGACATCAGTTGTTGTTATAATTGTTCATTCACTCATTTGTTTCCCTAGCTATTTTGATTGTGAATCAAAAAAGAATATGCTAGATTTCTTAATTGTTCTTTACCGATAATAAAACAGTACTACTTAACAAGTATCTTTAATCGAGACGTTTAGTTGTTTTAATTGCCATAAAGATAAACATTCTTCTTCAATACGACAATAATTCCAGGATGGCAGGGTCAGTATTGTGAGAACAACGTCGACGAATGCCACTACGCATGTGCAAACTTTTTCGGGCAGTGTCAAGACACTATTGGCGGCTTCCGGTGCCACTGTGGAAATTTTGCTTTCGGCGAGCAATGCATCATGGACAGGGACGAATGTGAAGAACATCCATGCAACACTGGTCAATGCATCAACACTCTAGGTGGCCATAACTGTTCTTGTCCAGCGGATGTTACGGGTGTCCATTGTGAAGAATTAGTCGCCACCACGTGTTCGCCTTCCACCTGCTCCAATAATGGCGCCTGTTCCGTTTCCAAAGGAAAAGCGCGCTGTTCTTGTCGTTTTGGACATGTAGGCCCAGATTGCTCCATTGAGTGCAGAATGGATTGTCTAAATGGTGGGAAGTGTGTTCGCGCTCCCCTGGGGTCTCCGAAATGTGCATGTCCACCCGGATATCAAGGCGCATCATGCGAGGTTCAAGACTTGTGCTTCAATCATGTTTGCCACAACATGGGTACATGCGTGCAAAACGGATCCACCGTGAACTGTCTCTGTGATAAAGGATCTTACGGGGCTCAGTGTGAGTTTTACGACAAGTGTTATGATTCCCCTTGTAAGAACAATGGCGACTGTAAAAAGCTATCCAGAGGACAGTACCATTGCATATGCCCTTCAACTTGGACGGGTACAAATTGCCAAATTTATAATTGTAAGCACGCATCTCCATGTCAAAACCATGGGACGTGCTTACCAGTACAGACAAGCCTAGGATACAAATGCACCTGTCCCCCATCTTGGTATGGCGATCTTTGTGAACTTAACAACGCATGCGTGTCTGATCCATGTCAAAATTCGGGCACTTGCGTAAACGTTCTCAACGACTATACATGCAAGTGTGCTAAAGGTTTTATGGGACGGAATTGCCAGCATCGCGACTTGAAATACTAACGTTTGCAACTGTTCACAATCATGGATTGGTGTTCAGTGCGAAACCAATATAAATGAATGTCTCTACAATCCATGCGGGGTGTTTGGgacttgtactgattctgttggggGTTACAACTGCGCTTGCACTACCTCGTGGACTGGCAAGAACTGTGATGTTCACATGAGTTCATGCACATATCATCCCTGCAGGAATAATGGCACGTGCACGGATTTTGATAACACGTATATCTGTGCATGCAACTCACAATGGACCGGACGAAATTGTGAAAAAGATATCAACGAATGCACGATGTCCTCTCCATGTCGAAACGGGGGGACCTGTTCTAATTACCCAGGGGGTTATTCGTGTGGATGTCCGAATGGTTGGACAGGAAGACATTGTGAAAACGATATCAACGAATGCCAGAAGGGTAGTTCCTGTCCTTCGCATACTTTATGTAGCAACACTCTGGGCTCTTACGAGTGTTTAGACTGTTCCAGGTACACGTGTTATCACAACACACACTGTATGGATACGATTGCTGGTCCACGTTGCAACTGTTCCTCGACGGCGTGGACAGGACGCCAATGCGACAGTAAAGACTTCTGTCGCGAAACTTGCACAACCTTGGAGATTAGCAACAATCATTGTCCCAGTCGATGCGGTCAGTACAGTGAATGTATCAACAAGGAGGATGGATACTCCTGCCATTACGATCCTTGCAAAAGCAACCCGTGCCAACATGGTGGAAACTGCTTCAAATCGCATAACGACTTCAACTGCAAGTGTGACATCAATTGGGCCGGGAAAGCGTGCGACCAAGTAAATTATTGCGCTACAAATCCTTGCGAACACCGGGGAACTTGTGTAAACTTATTGGACGGGTATCGCTGTGACTGTTTACCGGAGTGGATAGGCACGAATTGCACGGAGGTCAATTACTGCTATCCGAATCCGTGTCGGCACGACGGAGCGTGCACGTCGTTAACAAACGCGTTTGCATGTCTCTGTTCAACTGAATGGACTGGCCATTTGTGCGAAAAGCGCAATTACTGCAGCACAAGCCCTTGTCGGAACGATGGCATCTGCATCAATGGTCTAACCTCGTACAGCTGCAACTGCACCGACAACTGGATAGATAGGGATTGCGCCCAATACGACTACTGCTCATCCAGTCCCTGTAAAAACCTCGCCACGTGCAAGAATAAAATTGGTAACTTTGAATGTGTATGTCACGAGGGCTTTACAGGTGGGACATGTGCATTGGCCATTGACCATTGTCTTTCCTCGCCCTGCAGAAATAACGCAACATGCACGAATAACCCTTATGGATATTACTGCAGATGCGCTAGTGGCTACATGGGTCAAGATTGCGGCCAGGACTTGGACGAGTGTAAACTCAATATGTGTCCCCCACATTCCACCTGCTACAACTATGATGGCGGATTTGAGTGCCGCTGGAGTAAACGATCCGCGAGAGATGTCAGTCCAAAACACCAAGgtttaattacatttcattaatatattttaaaaaacaccaaggtttaattacatttcatttaataCTTTTGATCAATGCAAGGCATGCGGCACAGTTAAAGTGGCGCatatattcatgtaattaacGATTGGTACTTTGATAATGAAACAAactattataatacatgtaaatgtataatttcatttcatttgcaTGTggatatatactagtattcataACGTTTTACTAATttctaaatttgtaaataaaaaaataaaagatggaCATATTTTAAGCTCAGTGAATTTTTCATGATATCTTTTACAGTCGTAAACTTCAGTTTGTCTGCGTATTTGAAAGAGGAGCTGAAAAACGCCAACAGACGTTTCATAGCAACAATAGATGGTGCCTTAACCAAAGCAATATGCAGCAATACCAAGGGCCACCTTCATCCATATTCAGTGGCATTTAATTGGTTTGTATATTAATTGTTACTATGAAGATCTGCACGTATTTACTCTGACACATTTCCGATTCTGTGGTTTGAAAAGTTTTACGCTAGTATGAGATGAATaacgggaatttttttttcaaggctaattttacattttgatttattagTGATGCATTGAATTTTGCTTCTCTTTTAGGCAAGTCGTGTCATTTACATTTGATATTAAGTGTGAAGAAGGAATACGGGGTAATGTAAATTCTAACGACATCCACCTTTTCTGTGATGACGACGACGATTTTTGTCATAACATCCTGAAGAATGCAGTTCTCAATGCAAATTAGAGTTATCTCGCTTGATCCTTACCGCTGTTGTAAAGGATACGAAATAAATCGTATAAATTTGACAGTACTTGGATTTTTATTTACCGTGTCTgtaaataaagtttgaaaaaaaaaattctgacctGTGCTCCGGAGATACTGATGTATTGAAGTTTTGCCGATATCCTCTTTACCGTCGAGTTCTTAAATCATCTGTTTCATTAGATATTGATTAACTAAAAACACTAAtgatatatatatctattttatttacaaGACTCTTCTTTCTCTGGCCCCTTTCTTGCTCTATTTGCTGCGAAGTGCAGTCTTTGTGAATCGTTAAAAAATGCTCGCAAAAGTAAGGTCGGTTCGGCTGTATCGTTATACACAACGTCCAACACGTACCTATTAATGTTGCAGGAGCCATCCAGAGAGAGGAAAAACGTGTTTTCACGTGCTTGCCAGGGTTCCGTGAATGTTTCCATTGCACGCGAAATTGACATTACCTTTTGCAATCAAGGCTGCTCTGATATTTAGCGGCTGTGTTTAATTGGACGAAAATTGGTCCCTTTGGAAAATGTGGTCGGAGGAATAATCCTGATAATTTTTACACGGTTTCTTACGCAATGATCTGTAACAAGGAGGATTGTGCAggttgttattattttttttttaacaaacattatCGTACATCGTTTTCAGAAATGAATATATCTATATCAACAAAATCACTATCAAGTATTAATAAAACGGATTCCGTCATTACTTGACTGCGTAAGAGGTAATCTAAACTCGTCCTCGGTTTGAGGTTGAATTATTCCACATACGCAAACATTTACTATTTTTAAACCACATCAAAGAAATTTACAGGGAGTGGGGATTGGGGTGTGAAGACAATCCGACCCATGGGAGGGGCACTCTCTCTTCCATGATCTTCGCTTTTAAAGTCTAAtggaaaacatttgaaaaaaaggatTGTATACAGGACATGGATGGGGACATACTTTAATTATCCTTTTCAAATTCTGCTATTCCAACTCGAACAACCTGTGCGTACAGAGGTCAAATTGTAGTTACTTGCTTTTATTTAACGGGTGctcacaaataaaaaatggaaacgTAAGGCTGATTTTGTATAATGCTTTGTATCTGGGAAGAGAAATGCTAATAAAATGGTACATTGcaagttaaaagtttttatttttgcaaaaacCGCACTTGTTCATTCTAACATGTAATATcctaaattttacaaatattacatgtaacaggaGTTCGGCTTGATGTGCACTGCGCCGATCAATTGTTAATGATTGCAGATACACCGGCCCGCTCTGCTGCATTGTACATGCCATTTTGTGTACAAAGATGCATGTTTTCTTTATAATCAATTATGTAATGCCCATCGATATCGGCATTTAAAGCTACATGTTTGCCAGAAATGTATTCCCCAAAACAACCCCGTTAAGGTACATGTAACGATACTTCagatttttacaaatatattattttcaaatagataGTTAAGATATATAACTGAATTTTGGTATACTACATTTTAGGCACAGGTTCTTGGGGACAATTAAGACCGACCCCTTCCCCTTCCATCCCTCACCCCCAAGAATCTTGACTCCCGGGACTTAactcattttttcattaaaatatcctttataaatatgtcataaaaggataatctaatgaaaaaaaaatgagtaaagACCCGGGGATCTAAATAcctgggtgtgtgtgtgtgttgggggggggggggggggggcgggtaAGTGGTCGGTCCTGCCATCAAGTAACTGTGATTTTAGGCACATGTGTGTCTACCGTAATATAAATTCGTGTTGactaacttatacatgtacatttatttgctATGTTATTGGGTTCCAATGATGCATGCTCTAAGTCG
This genomic interval carries:
- the LOC105345325 gene encoding adhesive plaque matrix protein 2 yields the protein MNVLRFCFPGFLLHCALICQIHCNVVVFVHVDQVVIHNTTAATDRCNNRDNNCGFHINLCIKDHDSQCDESARAWVNMTGYQSRVLGRNIGDRFNPLEMDANHTMGPSSILQVSVYNNDSSRLLLEQTLNGADQWTNGSQYILYNDQYRTFALHNSIISVTLTSWFFCAEGYHGPNCSVYCPGDPHRCIVNGVQYCKNGWQGQYCENNVDECHYACANFFGQCQDTIGGFRCHCGNFAFGEQCIMDRDECEEHPCNTGQCINTLGGHNCSCPADVTGVHCEELVATTCSPSTCSNNGACSVSKGKARCSCRFGHVGPDCSIECRMDCLNGGKCVRAPLGSPKCACPPGYQGASCEVQDLCFNHVCHNMGTCVQNGSTVNCLCDKGSYGAQCEFYDKCYDSPCKNNGDCKKLSRGQYHCICPSTWTGTNCQIYNCKHASPCQNHGTCLPVQTSLGYKCTCPPSWYGDLCELNNACVSDPCQNSGTCVNVLNDYTCKCAKGFMGRNCQHRDLKY
- the LOC136274577 gene encoding fibropellin-1-like; amino-acid sequence: MSSCTYHPCRNNGTCTDFDNTYICACNSQWTGRNCEKDINECTMSSPCRNGGTCSNYPGGYSCGCPNGWTGRHCENDINECQKGSSCPSHTLCSNTLGSYECLDCSRYTCYHNTHCMDTIAGPRCNCSSTAWTGRQCDSKDFCRETCTTLEISNNHCPSRCGQYSECINKEDGYSCHYDPCKSNPCQHGGNCFKSHNDFNCKCDINWAGKACDQVNYCATNPCEHRGTCVNLLDGYRCDCLPEWIGTNCTEVNYCYPNPCRHDGACTSLTNAFACLCSTEWTGHLCEKRNYCSTSPCRNDGICINGLTSYSCNCTDNWIDRDCAQYDYCSSSPCKNLATCKNKIGNFECVCHEGFTGGTCALAIDHCLSSPCRNNATCTNNPYGYYCRCASGYMGQDCGQDLDECKLNMCPPHSTCYNYDGGFECRWSKRSARDVSPKHQGLITFH